A window of the Nycticebus coucang isolate mNycCou1 chromosome 3, mNycCou1.pri, whole genome shotgun sequence genome harbors these coding sequences:
- the PANX2 gene encoding pannexin-2, producing MHHLLEQSADMATALLAGEKLRELILPGAQDDKAGALAALLLQLKLELPFDRVVTIGTVLVPILLVTLVFTKNFAEEPIYCYTPHNFTRDQALYARGYCWTELRDALPGVDASLWPSLFEHKFLPYALLAFAAIMYVPALGWEFLASTRLTSELNFLLQEIDNCYHRAAEGRAPKIEKQIQSKGPGITERERREIIENAEKEKSPEQNLFEKYLERRGRSNFLAKLYLARHLLILLLSVLPISYLCTYYATQKQNEFTCALGASPDGPAAGGLAVRVSCKLPSVQLQRIIAGVDIVLLCFMNLIILVNLIHLFIFRKSNFIFDKLHKVGIKTRRQWRRSQFCDINILAMFCNENRDHIKSLNRLDFITNESDLMYDNVVRQLLAALAQSNHDATPTVRDSGIQTVDPSANPAEPDGSAEPPVVKRPRKKMKWIPTSNPLPQPFKEPLAIMRVENSKADKPKPVRRKTATDTLIAPLLDAGARAAHHYKGSGGDAGPTPPPAPDKKHARHFSLDVHPYILGTKKAKPEAVPAALPTSRSQEGGFLSQAEERGLGLATAPTQEAPLPEKEIPYPAEPSLAGLPSGGPFHVCSPPVAPAAAPLSPAGLGKAEPLTILSRNATHPLLHINTLYEAREEEEGIPRVPQDMGDLITIPAPQQILIATFDEPRTVVIRVQLL from the exons atGCACCACCTCTTGGAGCAATCGGCGGACATGGCGACAGCGCTGCTGGCGGGCGAGAAGCTGCGGGAGCTGATCCTGCCGGGCGCGCAGGACGACAAGGCGGGCGCGCTGGCCGCGCTGCTGCTGCAGCTGAAGCTGGAATTGCCGTTCGACCGCGTGGTCACCATCGGCACCGTGTTGGTCCCCATCCTGCTGGTCACCCTGGTCTTCACCAAGAACTTCGCAG AGGAACCCATTTACTGTTACACCCCGCACAACTTCACCCGCGACCAGGCGCTGTACGCCCGTGGCTACTGCTGGACAGAGCTTCGGGATGCGCTGCCCGGTGTGGACGCCAGCCTGTGGCCGTCACTGTTTGAGCACAAGTTCCTGCCCTACGCGCTGCTTGCCTTCGCTGCCATCATGTATGTGCCGGCGCTGGGCTGGGAGTTCCTGGCCTCCACGCGCCTCACCTCCGAGCTCAACTTCCTGCTGCAGGAGATCGACAACTGCTACCACCGGGCGGCAGAGGGCCGGGCCCCCAAGATCGAGAAGCAGATCCAGTCCAAGGGGCCCGGCATCACGGAGCGTGAGCGGCGCGAGATCATCGAGAACGCCGAGAAAGAGAAGAGCCCCGAGCAGAATCTGTTCGAGAAGTACCTGGAGCGCCGGGGCCGTAGCAACTTCCTGGCCAAGCTGTACCTGGCGCGGCACCTGCTCATCCTGCTGCTCAGCGTGCTGCCCATCTCCTACCTGTGCACCTACTACGCCACGCAGAAGCAGAACGAGTTCACCTGCGCGCTGGGCGCGTCCCCCGACGGGCCGGCGGCGGGGGGGCTGGCCGTGCGCGTCAGCTGCAAGCTGCCCTCGGTGCAGCTGCAGCGCATCATCGCAGGCGTGGACATCGTGCTGCTCTGCTTCATGAACCTCATCATCCTCGTGAACCTCATCCACCTCTTCATCTTCCGCAAGAGCAATTTCATCTTCGACAAGCTGCACAAGGTGGGCATCAAGACCCGCCGGCAGTGGCGCCGCTCGCAGTTCTGCGACATCAACATCCTGGCCATGTTCTGCAACGAGAACCGCGACCACATCAAGTCGCTCAACCGGCTGGACTTCATCACCAACGAGAGCGACCTCATGTACGACAACGTGGTGCGCCAGCTGCTGGCCGCGCTGGCCCAGTCCAACCACGACGCCACGCCCACCGTGCGCGATTCGGGCATCCAGACGGTGGACCCCAGCGCCAACCCCGCGGAGCCCGACGGCTCTGCAGAGCCGCCTGTGGTCAAGCGGCCGCGCAAGAAGATGAAGTGGATCCCCACCAGCAACCCGCTGCCCCAGCCCTTCAAGGAGCCGCTGGCCATCATGCGCGTGGAAAACAGCAAGGCGGACAAGCCCAAGCCTGTGCGCAGGAAGACGGCCACGGACACGCTGATCGCCCCGCTGCTGGACGCCGGCGCGCGGGCGGCTCACCACTACAAGGGCAGCGGGGGCGACGCGGGCCCCACGCCGCCCCCTGCCCCCGACAAGAAGCACGCCCGCCACTTCTCGCTAGACGTGCACCCCTACATCCTGGGCACTAAGAAGGCCAAGCCTGAGGCGGTGCCTGCTGCTCTGCCCACCTCACGGAGCCAGGAAGGAGGCTTCCTGTCCCAGGCAGAAGAGCGTGGGCTGGGCCTGGCCACAGCACCTACCCAAG AGGCTCCGCTACCTGAGAAGGAAATCCCATACCCAGCAGAGCCATCCCTGGCAGGGCTTCCCTCTGGGGGGCCCTTCCACGTCTGCTCGCCCCCTGTGGCCCCTGCTGCAGCCCCTCTGTCACCAGCTGGCCTGGGCAAGGCCGAGCCCCTCACCATCCTGAGCCGAAACGCCACTCACCCTCTGCTGCACATCAACACGCTTTATGAGGCccgggaggaggaggaagggattcCCCGGGTGCCCCAGGACATGGGCGACCTCATCACCATCCCTGCCCCTCAGCAGATCCTCATCGCCACCTTCGACGAGCCCAGAACAGTC GTCATCAGGGTGCAGCTCCTCTGA